In Quadrisphaera sp. RL12-1S, a single genomic region encodes these proteins:
- a CDS encoding DUF3817 domain-containing protein, whose translation MSTADQRRGGASAPAPRVHRDPGASLTRYRVMALITGWMLLVLTVEVFVNYVITDAGTLGRVVATAHGWIYFVYLITVADLWSKLRWPLGRLVVLVLCGVVPFLSFWAERRVVADVRAGRSGPSVSPTPGARA comes from the coding sequence GTGAGCACGGCCGACCAGCGCCGCGGCGGTGCCAGCGCCCCGGCCCCGCGGGTCCACCGCGATCCGGGTGCCTCGCTGACCCGGTACCGGGTCATGGCCCTCATCACCGGCTGGATGCTGCTCGTCCTCACCGTCGAGGTCTTCGTCAACTACGTCATCACCGACGCCGGCACGCTGGGGCGGGTCGTCGCCACCGCCCACGGCTGGATCTACTTCGTCTACCTCATCACGGTGGCCGACCTGTGGAGCAAGCTCCGGTGGCCGCTCGGGCGCCTCGTCGTCCTGGTGCTGTGCGGCGTGGTGCCGTTCCTGTCGTTCTGGGCCGAGCGCCGGGTGGTCGCCGACGTGCGCGCCGGCCGCTCCGGCCCCTCCGTGTCCCCGACCCCTGGAGCTCGTGCGTGA
- a CDS encoding SURF1 family protein, producing MLRTALRPANLGLLLLMVAAAVVFSLLGEWQLGRSQEHARVSPTETVVPIGEVLRPAADFTGHADHQRVEVSGAWADLPVEEVPDRELDGRSGTWVVAALQDGSTGGLLPVLLGWQPAGAPAPEAPTGAAQLTGRLLPSEQPEGLGPDGQLRAVSSGDLVNTWPGRLYTGYLVADAGSVPASGPGGVLTAVPSEAPVPRLDPQNLSYAFQWWLFAAFALVMWGKIVKDRHADELEDRRLAALEAAGAGGEDDDAGGGSAAGRPEPAHRPVRAGLRAWEDEAVPDARPTLQPETPEVHR from the coding sequence GTGCTGCGCACGGCCCTGAGACCCGCCAACCTGGGGCTCCTCCTGCTCATGGTGGCCGCGGCGGTGGTCTTCTCCCTGCTGGGGGAGTGGCAGCTGGGGCGCTCCCAGGAGCACGCGCGGGTCTCGCCGACCGAGACGGTGGTCCCGATCGGCGAGGTGCTGCGGCCGGCGGCCGACTTCACCGGGCACGCGGACCACCAGCGCGTGGAGGTGAGCGGCGCGTGGGCGGACCTCCCGGTGGAGGAGGTGCCCGACCGCGAGCTCGACGGCCGCAGCGGCACGTGGGTGGTCGCGGCGCTGCAGGACGGCAGCACCGGCGGCCTGCTGCCGGTGCTCCTCGGCTGGCAGCCCGCCGGCGCGCCCGCGCCCGAGGCGCCGACGGGCGCCGCGCAGCTCACCGGCAGGCTGCTGCCGTCCGAGCAGCCCGAGGGCCTCGGACCGGACGGCCAGCTGCGCGCCGTGAGCTCCGGCGACCTCGTCAACACCTGGCCGGGCCGCCTCTACACCGGGTACCTCGTCGCTGACGCCGGCTCGGTGCCGGCGAGCGGGCCCGGCGGCGTCCTGACCGCCGTGCCCAGCGAGGCGCCCGTGCCCCGCCTGGACCCGCAGAACCTCTCCTACGCCTTCCAGTGGTGGCTCTTCGCCGCCTTCGCCCTGGTCATGTGGGGGAAGATCGTCAAGGACCGCCACGCCGACGAGCTGGAGGACCGCCGCCTGGCCGCGCTCGAGGCCGCCGGTGCCGGTGGAGAGGACGACGACGCGGGCGGCGGCTCTGCCGCCGGACGGCCGGAGCCGGCCCACCGGCCGGTCCGAGCAGGGCTGCGGGCCTGGGAGGATGAGGCCGTGCCCGACGCCCGTCCGACCCTCCAGCCCGAGACCCCCGAGGTGCACCGGTGA
- a CDS encoding SDR family NAD(P)-dependent oxidoreductase codes for MSTTTPQPTPRTAVVTGAASPRGIGRATALRLARDGWAVAVLDLDGGLAVETAEAIAAETGAVVRGYKVDVADEASVDEALSAVEAEMPAIAGLATIAGITSPTRFFDTTLAEWNRIMAVNATGTYLVARRTAAGMAERGYGRIVTMSSVSAIRGGGVFGGVPYSAAKAAVLGLTRAMARELGPRGVTVNSVTPGVVSTDIRAGKTSPELEASLAADVPLGRQATAEDVAALFAFLLSEESGYITGATYDINGGSHIS; via the coding sequence ATGAGCACCACCACCCCGCAGCCCACCCCGCGCACGGCCGTCGTCACGGGCGCGGCCTCCCCCCGCGGCATCGGCCGCGCCACGGCGCTGCGCCTGGCCCGCGACGGCTGGGCCGTCGCCGTCCTCGACCTCGACGGCGGCCTCGCCGTCGAGACCGCCGAGGCCATCGCCGCCGAGACCGGCGCCGTCGTGCGCGGCTACAAGGTCGACGTGGCCGACGAGGCCTCCGTCGACGAGGCGCTCTCGGCCGTCGAGGCCGAGATGCCCGCCATCGCGGGCCTGGCGACCATCGCCGGCATCACCTCCCCGACCCGCTTCTTCGACACCACGCTCGCCGAGTGGAACCGGATCATGGCCGTCAACGCCACCGGCACCTACCTGGTGGCGCGCCGCACTGCGGCAGGGATGGCCGAGCGCGGCTACGGCCGCATCGTCACCATGAGCTCGGTCTCCGCCATCCGCGGCGGCGGCGTGTTCGGCGGCGTGCCCTACTCCGCGGCCAAGGCCGCTGTGCTCGGGCTCACCCGGGCGATGGCCCGCGAGCTCGGCCCCCGCGGTGTCACCGTGAACTCCGTCACCCCGGGCGTCGTGTCCACCGACATCCGCGCCGGCAAGACCAGCCCCGAGCTGGAGGCCTCGCTGGCCGCCGACGTGCCCCTGGGCCGACAGGCCACCGCCGAGGACGTCGCCGCGCTGTTCGCCTTCCTGCTCAGCGAGGAGTCCGGGTACATCACCGGCGCCACGTACGACATCAACGGCGGCTCCCACATCTCCTGA
- a CDS encoding sugar phosphate isomerase/epimerase family protein, translating into MSLDAHRVICSTITLRHLPLQEALDTIAGLGFTQIDLGALPGVCDHVPYELDDAAVRAVAEVVTASGLGVVSVNGDVGDLNAVLDEAAQRSRDAHLEQLLTLAQTIGARALVLPNGRQDHAPVTDLDSDLERSAGQLVRAGAAAARHGLELWVEAPHHFRLAHDLQRTAALLAQLPPSIGVVCDVSHITASGATPREFLAAHAGRTRHVHLRDAEPGYIHHSIGRGQVDFADLVAALDETGYAGALALELETRDTADADRPAAALAAGELISDLLARTPAR; encoded by the coding sequence ATGTCGCTCGACGCCCACCGCGTCATCTGCTCGACCATCACGCTGCGCCACCTGCCGCTGCAGGAGGCCCTGGACACCATCGCCGGCCTCGGCTTCACCCAGATCGACCTGGGCGCCCTGCCCGGTGTCTGCGACCACGTGCCCTACGAGCTCGACGACGCCGCGGTGCGTGCCGTCGCCGAGGTCGTGACGGCCTCCGGCCTGGGCGTCGTCTCCGTCAACGGCGACGTGGGCGACCTCAACGCCGTCCTCGACGAGGCCGCCCAGCGCTCCCGGGACGCCCACCTGGAGCAGCTGCTCACCCTGGCCCAGACCATCGGCGCCCGGGCCCTGGTGCTGCCCAACGGCCGCCAGGACCACGCGCCGGTGACCGACCTGGACAGCGACCTCGAGCGCAGCGCCGGCCAGCTGGTCCGGGCCGGCGCCGCAGCCGCGCGGCACGGCCTGGAGCTGTGGGTCGAGGCACCGCACCACTTCCGCCTCGCCCACGACCTGCAGCGCACCGCGGCCCTGCTCGCGCAGCTGCCGCCCTCGATCGGGGTGGTCTGCGACGTGAGCCACATCACCGCCTCTGGCGCCACCCCGCGCGAGTTCCTCGCCGCCCACGCAGGGCGCACCCGCCACGTGCACCTGCGCGACGCCGAGCCCGGCTACATCCACCACAGCATCGGGCGCGGGCAGGTCGACTTCGCAGACCTGGTCGCTGCTCTGGACGAGACCGGGTACGCCGGCGCCCTCGCCCTGGAGCTGGAGACGCGCGACACCGCCGACGCCGACCGGCCTGCCGCGGCGCTCGCCGCCGGGGAGCTCATCAGCGACCTGCTGGCGCGCACCCCCGCCCGCTGA
- a CDS encoding GntR family transcriptional regulator: MTLLDAPGPGRPSGLRPVDRTTRREQILEVLRAAVSDGTLAPGVHLAEVELSEQLGVSRGTLREALRHLQQDGLLVPDNRGRLSVRVVSAHEVADIFAVRAALEALAAEQVCSRQDRSGAVAVLEDRLAAMAQPAADMGERVTRDLAFHEALCTLSGNDVLHASWRNVSGLARAAVTAAGPSAALANTAAARHAPLVALVRDGDGEGAQRFLRQHMAEAAQNLLTQMGDGSTPS; encoded by the coding sequence GTGACCCTCCTCGACGCGCCCGGCCCCGGACGCCCCTCCGGTCTGCGCCCCGTCGACCGCACCACGCGCCGCGAGCAGATCCTCGAGGTGCTCAGGGCCGCCGTCAGCGACGGCACCCTCGCACCCGGCGTGCACCTGGCCGAGGTGGAGCTGTCCGAGCAGCTGGGCGTGAGCAGGGGCACCCTGCGGGAGGCGCTGCGCCACCTGCAGCAGGACGGGCTGCTCGTGCCCGACAACCGCGGCCGGCTCTCGGTGCGCGTGGTCTCCGCCCACGAGGTGGCCGACATCTTCGCCGTCCGCGCAGCCCTCGAGGCCCTGGCCGCCGAGCAGGTCTGCTCCCGCCAGGACCGCTCGGGCGCGGTCGCCGTCCTCGAGGACCGGCTGGCCGCCATGGCCCAGCCGGCGGCGGACATGGGTGAGCGCGTGACGCGGGACCTGGCCTTCCACGAGGCGCTGTGCACGCTCAGCGGCAACGACGTCCTGCACGCCTCCTGGCGCAACGTCTCCGGGCTCGCACGGGCCGCCGTGACCGCGGCCGGGCCGTCCGCGGCCCTGGCGAACACCGCCGCCGCCCGCCACGCCCCCCTCGTGGCCCTGGTCCGCGACGGAGACGGCGAGGGGGCGCAGCGCTTCCTGCGCCAGCACATGGCCGAGGCGGCGCAGAACCTGCTCACCCAGATGGGCGACGGCTCCACGCCCTCCTGA
- a CDS encoding MFS transporter → MSSATVTSTPVLGTAHRKRVAIGATVGTTVENYDFIGYGTAAGLYFGHAFFPSEDPLTATLLSFATLGVGFAARPIGGIVGGYLGDKVGRKPVLIGSLLVMGLATFAIGLLPTYATVGALAPVLLVIVRIIQGLAFGAEWGGAILMTYEHAPWKKKGQYGAIPQAGFPLGLLLANLAFLASSPLPGDWAWRVPFLLSALLIGAGIYIRLRITESPEFETAKEDGELESNPLRTVITRDWRNLLRAFGMRIAETAGYAVAITYLTAYVRDSGFASTSQTILALVIAALLGFPATLLWGRLTDRVGRKPVYLFGTAVMVVMGVPFFLLVQSGELLLVVAVFVISFAVVQNCLAGTQSAWFPELFSTGTRSSGASLAYQLAAVISGFTAFWCVSLFDAFGWTGPAVLYSAYGLVGLVAALSTRETFGARRRREVDEATAAAEPMTTTPSPASA, encoded by the coding sequence ATGAGCTCCGCCACCGTCACGAGCACCCCGGTCCTCGGCACCGCGCACCGCAAGCGCGTGGCCATCGGCGCCACCGTCGGCACCACCGTCGAGAACTACGACTTCATCGGCTACGGGACCGCCGCTGGCCTGTACTTCGGCCACGCCTTCTTCCCCAGCGAGGACCCTCTCACCGCGACGCTGCTCAGCTTCGCCACCCTCGGCGTCGGGTTCGCGGCCCGTCCGATCGGCGGCATCGTGGGCGGCTACCTCGGCGACAAGGTGGGCCGCAAGCCCGTCCTCATCGGGTCCCTGCTCGTCATGGGCCTGGCCACGTTCGCCATCGGACTGCTGCCGACCTACGCGACGGTCGGCGCACTGGCTCCGGTGCTCCTCGTCATCGTCAGGATCATCCAGGGCCTCGCGTTCGGCGCTGAGTGGGGCGGCGCCATCCTCATGACCTACGAGCACGCGCCGTGGAAGAAGAAGGGCCAGTACGGGGCCATCCCCCAGGCCGGCTTCCCGCTCGGGCTGCTCCTGGCCAACCTCGCCTTCCTGGCCTCCTCCCCGCTCCCCGGCGACTGGGCCTGGCGCGTGCCGTTCCTGCTGTCCGCCCTGCTCATCGGTGCCGGCATCTACATCCGCCTGCGCATCACCGAGAGCCCGGAGTTCGAGACCGCCAAGGAGGACGGTGAGCTCGAGTCGAACCCGCTGCGCACCGTCATCACCCGCGACTGGCGCAACCTGCTGCGCGCCTTCGGCATGCGCATCGCCGAGACCGCCGGCTACGCCGTCGCCATCACCTACCTGACGGCGTACGTCCGCGACAGCGGCTTCGCCAGCACCTCGCAGACCATCCTGGCGCTGGTCATCGCCGCCCTGCTCGGCTTCCCCGCCACGCTGCTCTGGGGGCGCCTCACCGACCGCGTGGGCCGCAAGCCCGTGTACCTGTTCGGCACCGCAGTCATGGTGGTCATGGGCGTGCCGTTCTTCCTCCTGGTGCAGTCCGGAGAGCTGCTCCTGGTCGTCGCCGTCTTCGTCATCAGCTTCGCGGTGGTCCAGAACTGCCTCGCCGGCACGCAGTCCGCGTGGTTCCCGGAGCTCTTCAGCACGGGCACCCGCTCCTCGGGCGCATCGCTCGCCTACCAGCTCGCGGCCGTCATCTCCGGCTTCACCGCCTTCTGGTGCGTGAGCCTGTTCGACGCCTTCGGCTGGACCGGCCCCGCGGTGCTCTACAGCGCGTACGGCCTCGTCGGCCTGGTCGCGGCGCTGAGCACCCGCGAGACGTTCGGCGCCCGCCGTCGCCGCGAGGTCGACGAGGCCACGGCTGCCGCCGAGCCGATGACGACGACGCCCTCGCCGGCGTCCGCCTGA
- a CDS encoding dihydroxyacetone kinase family protein — MTRLFNDPSAFAEDAKAGFCDAFAAYVVDVPGGVVRRRRTRAGKVAVVVGGGSGHYPAFAGIVGPGYADGAVMGNVFTSPSAAEAAAVGRAASGGAGVLLTTGNYAGDVLNFGLAVERLEAEGIPARYVAVTDDVASVGKGADGRRRGIAGDVPVFKCASAAAEEGMSLDEVVRVAEKTNERTRTLGVAFGGCTLPGAEGPLFTVPEGRMSVGLGIHGEAGIEEVDLPSAAELARTLVEGVLGDAPEGVGVEGARVTALLNGLGNTKYEELFVVWKDVARLLGERGLVVVEPEVGELVTSLDMAGCSLTLTWLDEELERLWAAPADTPAYRKGRLVQGAQEAEDADGEDGSAGAVRSDDEAAADAEAPPLSAGPADEGSRAAGAVVADALAAIADRMAQAEDELGRIDAVAGDGDHGRGMVRGSAAARDAARAAVDAGAGAGTVLQAAGDEWAARAGGTSGVLWGELLGALARRVGDDAAPDAAAVAAGVRAGYERLGELGGAKPGDKTMLDALGPFCDALDTGVAEGQRLREAWARAADRAARAADETKDLTPKVGRARPLAERSKGTPDAGAVSLGMVAQVVAGVLADR, encoded by the coding sequence ATGACCCGCCTGTTCAACGACCCGTCAGCGTTCGCCGAAGACGCCAAGGCCGGCTTCTGCGACGCCTTCGCCGCCTACGTGGTCGACGTGCCCGGCGGCGTGGTCCGCCGCCGTCGCACCCGCGCGGGCAAGGTCGCCGTCGTCGTCGGCGGCGGATCGGGGCACTACCCCGCCTTCGCCGGCATCGTCGGGCCCGGGTACGCCGACGGGGCGGTGATGGGCAACGTGTTCACCTCCCCCTCCGCGGCCGAGGCCGCCGCGGTGGGCCGGGCCGCCTCGGGTGGGGCGGGGGTGCTGCTGACCACCGGCAACTACGCCGGGGACGTGCTGAACTTCGGCCTGGCCGTGGAGCGCCTGGAGGCTGAGGGCATCCCCGCGCGGTACGTGGCGGTCACTGACGACGTCGCCTCGGTCGGCAAGGGCGCCGACGGCAGGCGCCGCGGCATCGCCGGGGACGTGCCGGTGTTCAAGTGCGCCAGCGCCGCCGCCGAGGAGGGCATGTCCCTGGACGAGGTCGTGCGCGTGGCGGAGAAGACCAACGAGCGCACCCGCACCCTCGGGGTGGCCTTCGGCGGGTGCACGCTGCCGGGCGCTGAGGGGCCGCTGTTCACCGTCCCGGAGGGCCGGATGAGCGTGGGCCTGGGCATCCACGGGGAGGCGGGCATCGAGGAGGTGGACCTGCCGAGCGCTGCTGAGCTGGCCCGGACCCTGGTGGAGGGGGTGCTCGGTGATGCCCCCGAGGGCGTCGGCGTGGAGGGGGCGCGGGTGACGGCGCTGCTGAACGGGTTGGGCAACACCAAGTACGAAGAGCTGTTCGTGGTGTGGAAGGACGTCGCCCGTCTGCTGGGCGAGCGGGGCCTGGTGGTGGTCGAGCCTGAGGTCGGTGAGCTGGTGACCAGCTTGGACATGGCCGGGTGCTCCCTGACGCTGACGTGGCTGGATGAGGAGCTGGAGCGGCTGTGGGCCGCGCCCGCCGACACCCCGGCCTACCGCAAGGGCCGGCTCGTCCAGGGCGCCCAGGAGGCTGAGGACGCGGACGGCGAGGACGGCTCCGCCGGCGCGGTGCGCAGCGACGACGAGGCCGCGGCCGACGCCGAGGCGCCGCCGCTGTCGGCGGGGCCGGCCGATGAGGGCTCGCGCGCCGCCGGCGCCGTGGTGGCCGACGCGCTGGCCGCGATCGCCGACAGGATGGCGCAGGCCGAGGACGAGCTCGGGCGCATCGACGCCGTCGCCGGCGACGGCGACCACGGCCGGGGCATGGTCCGCGGTTCGGCTGCTGCCCGCGACGCTGCTCGCGCTGCTGTGGACGCCGGCGCCGGTGCCGGCACCGTGCTGCAGGCCGCCGGCGATGAGTGGGCGGCCCGCGCCGGCGGCACCTCGGGGGTGCTGTGGGGGGAGCTTCTGGGCGCCCTCGCCAGGCGCGTCGGTGACGACGCCGCCCCCGACGCCGCTGCGGTGGCCGCGGGGGTCCGCGCCGGCTACGAGCGCCTCGGGGAGCTCGGCGGCGCCAAGCCCGGTGACAAGACGATGCTGGATGCGCTCGGTCCCTTCTGCGACGCCCTGGACACTGGGGTCGCCGAGGGGCAGCGGCTGCGCGAGGCCTGGGCACGGGCGGCCGACCGGGCGGCGCGGGCCGCGGACGAGACGAAGGACCTCACGCCCAAGGTGGGGCGCGCCCGGCCGCTGGCCGAGCGCAGCAAGGGCACCCCGGACGCGGGCGCCGTCAGCCTGGGCATGGTGGCCCAGGTGGTCGCCGGCGTCCTCGCGGACCGCTGA
- a CDS encoding ribose-5-phosphate isomerase — MAEQSQKLRIVVGSDDAGFDYKEVLKKDLQGDERVSEVTDVGVDAEGDTAYPHVAVAAARLVRDGKADRALLVCGTGLGVAISANKVPGIRAVTAHDSFSVERAVLSNDAQVLCFGQRVVGIELARRLAREWLGYTFDTSSASAAKVAAITEYEHDGADGQRSLEDAEREAAAADRV, encoded by the coding sequence GTGGCTGAGCAGTCGCAGAAGCTGAGGATCGTCGTCGGCAGCGACGACGCGGGGTTCGACTACAAGGAGGTCCTCAAGAAGGACCTGCAGGGCGATGAGCGCGTCTCGGAGGTCACCGACGTCGGCGTGGACGCCGAGGGCGACACCGCCTACCCCCACGTCGCCGTCGCGGCGGCCCGTCTGGTCCGAGACGGCAAGGCCGACCGGGCGCTGCTGGTGTGCGGCACCGGCTTGGGCGTGGCGATCAGCGCCAACAAGGTGCCCGGCATCCGGGCGGTGACCGCGCACGACAGCTTCTCGGTGGAGCGCGCGGTGCTGAGCAACGACGCCCAGGTGCTGTGCTTCGGCCAGCGCGTGGTGGGGATCGAGCTGGCCCGGCGCCTGGCGCGGGAGTGGCTGGGGTACACCTTCGACACCTCCAGCGCCTCAGCGGCGAAGGTCGCGGCCATCACCGAGTACGAGCACGACGGCGCCGACGGGCAGCGGTCCCTCGAGGACGCCGAGCGAGAGGCCGCAGCGGCCGACCGCGTCTGA
- a CDS encoding sugar-binding transcriptional regulator has product MSAGVAEGPGGSPDELLYAVAVEYYLKDATQAEIAQRHRTSRATVSRQLAEARRRGIVSIEVRQPSGRPDGDLAVAVARALGLDEVHLYSGPPPGAPPSVLSTAMAPPLAAALRGARLAAGDVLLLSSGRMVYAAAHGELPPMPGVLVAPTVGGQLEPEPWYQTNEIIRAFAAAVQGNPAFLYAPALPSAALREELLEDPSIRRVVDTWGTARAAVMGIGAPPQQRVSLPHFVPAHSAALDRAVGDLCSRFFDRDGEPVEFPGSDRLVAIPLEMLRRIPVTIAVASGAEKVAGISAGARAGYFKQLVTDVATATLLASAST; this is encoded by the coding sequence GTGAGCGCAGGCGTGGCCGAGGGGCCCGGGGGCAGCCCCGACGAGCTGCTCTACGCCGTGGCCGTGGAGTACTACCTCAAGGACGCCACGCAGGCCGAGATCGCCCAGCGCCACCGCACGAGCCGCGCCACAGTGAGCCGCCAGCTCGCCGAGGCGCGTCGTCGCGGGATCGTCTCGATCGAGGTCAGGCAGCCCTCCGGGAGGCCCGACGGCGACCTGGCCGTGGCCGTCGCCAGGGCTCTCGGCCTGGACGAGGTGCACCTCTACTCCGGGCCGCCGCCGGGCGCGCCGCCCAGCGTCCTGTCCACCGCGATGGCACCGCCGCTCGCCGCTGCCCTCCGGGGGGCGCGCCTGGCCGCGGGCGACGTCCTGCTGCTCTCGAGCGGCCGGATGGTCTACGCGGCCGCCCACGGAGAGCTCCCGCCGATGCCGGGGGTGCTGGTCGCCCCCACCGTGGGCGGGCAGCTGGAGCCCGAGCCCTGGTACCAGACCAACGAGATCATCCGGGCGTTCGCCGCCGCGGTGCAGGGGAACCCCGCCTTCCTCTACGCCCCAGCGCTGCCCAGCGCCGCACTGCGCGAGGAGCTGCTGGAGGACCCGAGCATCCGGCGCGTCGTCGACACCTGGGGCACGGCTCGGGCCGCCGTCATGGGCATCGGTGCGCCCCCCCAGCAGCGCGTGTCCCTGCCCCACTTCGTGCCGGCGCACAGCGCGGCCCTCGACCGGGCTGTCGGTGACCTCTGCTCGCGGTTCTTCGACCGCGACGGCGAGCCGGTCGAGTTCCCCGGCAGTGACCGCCTCGTCGCCATCCCCCTGGAGATGCTGCGCCGCATCCCCGTGACGATCGCGGTCGCCAGCGGCGCGGAGAAGGTCGCCGGCATCTCGGCGGGAGCGCGGGCCGGCTACTTCAAGCAGCTCGTGACCGACGTCGCTACGGCGACCCTCCTGGCCTCCGCCAGCACGTGA
- a CDS encoding zinc-binding dehydrogenase, giving the protein MTTETMQAVVCHGPEDYRLEQVPRPSLPEGGALVRVEAVGICASDLKCYHGAAKFWGDEHRSPWAEKGRIPGHELVGEVVEITDEAAARWGVAVGDRVVSEQIVPDWDCRYCLRGAYHMCATHDMYGFKGYDGAMAEFIAFPAKALVHKISKDLPPAHAAFAEPLSCALHAVERADIQFEDVVVVAGCGPIGLGMIAGAKAKGAATVVALDAIASKLDLARAAGADVVLDITQDDIYAAVRDLTGGFGADVYLEGTGHPAAVKQGLNLLRKLGTYVEYGVFGSEASADWSIISDDKELDVRGAHLGPHTWPKAVQMIESGVLPLEDICTHQLPLSRFQEGLDLVGSGASSVKVSLIPDSSYTG; this is encoded by the coding sequence ATGACGACCGAGACCATGCAGGCGGTCGTCTGCCACGGCCCCGAGGACTACCGGCTCGAGCAGGTGCCCCGCCCGTCGCTGCCCGAGGGCGGTGCCCTCGTCCGCGTCGAGGCCGTGGGCATCTGCGCGTCCGACCTGAAGTGCTACCACGGCGCCGCGAAGTTCTGGGGTGACGAGCACCGCTCCCCCTGGGCCGAGAAGGGCCGCATCCCGGGTCACGAGCTCGTCGGCGAGGTCGTCGAGATCACCGACGAGGCCGCGGCGCGCTGGGGCGTGGCCGTCGGGGACCGGGTGGTCAGCGAGCAGATCGTCCCCGACTGGGACTGCCGCTACTGCCTGCGCGGGGCGTACCACATGTGCGCCACGCACGACATGTACGGCTTCAAGGGCTACGACGGCGCCATGGCGGAGTTCATCGCCTTCCCGGCCAAGGCGCTCGTGCACAAGATCTCCAAGGACCTCCCCCCGGCGCACGCGGCCTTCGCGGAGCCGCTGTCGTGCGCGCTGCACGCGGTGGAGCGCGCCGACATCCAGTTCGAGGACGTCGTGGTGGTCGCCGGCTGCGGGCCGATCGGCCTGGGCATGATCGCTGGCGCCAAGGCGAAGGGCGCCGCGACCGTCGTCGCCCTCGACGCCATCGCCAGCAAGCTCGACCTCGCCCGCGCCGCCGGGGCCGACGTGGTCCTCGACATCACCCAGGACGACATCTACGCCGCCGTGCGGGACCTCACCGGCGGCTTCGGCGCCGACGTCTACCTGGAGGGCACGGGCCACCCGGCGGCGGTCAAGCAGGGCCTGAACCTGCTGCGCAAGCTGGGGACCTACGTGGAGTACGGCGTCTTCGGCTCCGAGGCCAGCGCCGACTGGTCGATCATCAGCGACGACAAGGAGCTCGACGTGCGCGGCGCGCACCTCGGCCCGCACACCTGGCCCAAGGCCGTCCAGATGATCGAGTCCGGGGTGCTGCCCCTGGAGGACATCTGCACCCACCAGCTGCCGCTCTCGCGGTTCCAGGAGGGCCTGGACCTCGTCGGCAGCGGCGCGTCGTCGGTCAAGGTCTCCCTCATCCCGGACTCCAGCTACACCGGCTGA
- a CDS encoding DUF2291 family protein, which produces MSTATPPATQPSAPRAARRPSTPRRRGRLVVVGAVLVVVVAAALSTKVVSNTSETLAGPAAFDAATYGEKQFPAVQSYVSEKAVDAAQLATALQSDPGAATKYGVASSSGIGAVVPVKFTGTVGAPDQTGLPVVTVPGVPEGYLVHVQLGPAINGTDLRDVTGKVSLNDFENQIQYQDAGAALNDQLKKVVLAPLGGQDLTGKTITATGVVTLINPKSWNVTPASLEVQK; this is translated from the coding sequence ATGAGCACCGCCACACCTCCGGCGACGCAGCCGTCCGCGCCCCGCGCCGCCCGCCGTCCGTCCACCCCCCGCCGTCGGGGCCGCCTGGTGGTCGTCGGCGCGGTGCTCGTCGTCGTCGTCGCCGCGGCGCTGAGCACCAAGGTGGTCTCCAACACCTCCGAGACCCTCGCGGGCCCGGCCGCCTTCGACGCGGCCACCTACGGCGAGAAGCAGTTCCCCGCGGTCCAGTCCTACGTCTCCGAGAAGGCCGTCGACGCCGCCCAGCTGGCCACCGCGCTGCAGTCGGACCCCGGCGCGGCCACCAAGTACGGGGTGGCCAGCAGCAGCGGCATCGGTGCGGTGGTGCCGGTCAAGTTCACCGGCACGGTCGGCGCTCCCGACCAGACGGGGCTGCCCGTCGTCACGGTCCCGGGCGTGCCCGAGGGCTACCTCGTGCACGTGCAGCTCGGCCCGGCCATCAACGGCACGGACCTGCGCGACGTCACCGGGAAGGTCTCCCTGAACGACTTCGAGAACCAGATCCAGTACCAGGACGCCGGCGCGGCGCTCAACGACCAGCTCAAGAAGGTGGTGCTCGCCCCGCTGGGCGGGCAGGACCTCACCGGCAAGACCATCACCGCCACGGGCGTGGTGACGCTCATCAACCCCAAGAGCTGGAACGTCACCCCGGCCTCGCTCGAGGTCCAGAAGTGA